The genomic DNA CGATCAGATAAAAACATTCACATcaaatatttcctgtttttttcctcattttgagtcaaagtaaaaacaaagcagtgatTGTTTACAGGATGACTTCTATAGTCTGTGACTCTGCTTCATCTTCATCTCTCTAGATATAAAACAACCTCCCAGGATGAACGCAGCCTCCATCTTATTTTAATGTCCCTCTGCACAGTCCAGACGGTCCAGACCCGTAGACAGCTGCAGGGTCTCCCTACTAGTATCACAGGGGCTCCACATGGCTGCAGCGCTCCGGATCATCAGGATAACTCCTCACATGTCTCCTGTGTGAggaaacaaacacatcatcagTACGACCTGCTGTGATTAAGAACTGTGAGCTGCATTTAAGTGTCCTGTGTTACTGTGTACTTAGAGAAGTATGAGCTCTGGAACATGCTAGAAGAGTAAACAAGCCgttagctaccttagctacattagctgatGAATAAACAAGCTcgtagctaccttagctacattagctgatGAATAAACAAGCTcatagctaccttagctacattagctgatGAATAAACAAGCTcgtagctaccttagctacattagctgatGAATAAACAAGCTcgtagctaccttagctacattagctgatGAATAAACAAGCTcgtagctaccttagctacattagctgatGAATAAACAAGCTcgtagctaccttagctacattagctgatGAATAAACAAGCTcatagctaccttagctacattagctgatGAATAAACAAGCTcatagctaccttagctacattagctgatGAATAAACAAGCTcgtagctaccttagctacattagctgatGAATAAACAAGCTgttagctaccttagctacattagctgatGAATAAACAAGCTcatagctaccttagctacattagctgatGAATAAACATGCTcgtagctaccttagctacattagctgatGAATAAACAAGCTcatagctaccttagctacattagctgaaGAGTAAACAAGCTgttagctaccttagctacattagctgatGAATAAACAAGCTTgaagctaccttagctacattagctgatGAATAAACAAGctcttagctacattagctgaaGAGTAAACAAGCTgttagctaccttagctacattagctgatGAATAAACAAGCTcatagctaccttagctacattagctgatGAATAAACAAGCTcatagctaccttagctacattagctgatGAATAAACAAGCTcgtagctaccttagctacattagctgatGAATAAACAAGctcttagctacattagctgaaGAGTAAACAAGCTgttagctaccttagctacattagctgatGAATAAACAAGCTcatagctaccttagctacattagctgatGAATAAACATGCTcgtagctaccttagctacattagctgatGAATAAACAAGCTcatagctaccttagctacattagctgaaGAGTAAACAAGCTgttagctaccttagctacattagctgatGAATAAACAAGCTTgaagctaccttagctacattagctgatGAATAAACAAGctcttagctacattagctgaaGAGTAAACAAGCTgttagctaccttagctacattagctgatGAATAAACAAGCTcatagctaccttagctacattagctgatGAATAAACATGCTcgtagctaccttagctacattagctgatGAATAAACAAGCTcatagctaccttagctacattagctgaaGAGTAAACAAGCTgttagctaccttagctacattagctgatGAATAAACAAGCTTgaagctaccttagctacattagctgatGAATAAACAAGctcttagctacattagctgaaGAGTAAACAAGCTgttagctaccttagctacattagctgatGAATAAACAAGCTcatagctaccttagctacattagctgatGAATAAACATGCTCGTACctaccttagctacattagctgatGAATAAACAAGCTcatagctaccttagctacattagctgaaGAGTAAACAAGCTgttagctaccttagctacattagctgatGAATAAACAAGCTTGAAGCTACCTTAGCTGATGAGTAAACTACCCTATCAAGGATGGAGGATATCTTTATCAAAATGTCACTTTGGATCTTAGATGGAGCGACAGGACAACCCTGACACGTTTACAGACCCTCCACCATTATAACAGGTACATTTGACCGTTCTCcagaaatcttgagaaataatttcattatcAGAAAAGCAGAATTTTATTACAAGAGAAGGAGATAAAGGAGCTTAAAGTTAGATTAAACATTTACATGTACAcactttcacagtaaaacagtagAATAAAAGGTATGGGCGCTTCTCCTGCAGAGacttttcacatcttttttaGACAGATGTTCATGACCCATAGAAAACTGCTCCACGGCCCTTTGTTGAGCCCTgccccaccagttgagaaccactgatccagaCGACCAGACTCACCTCgctcttttcttctctgctctctgtgttcGGCACCCCTTTAGTTGAATCTTCATCCTGTTTTCCTCCATtgttcccctcctcctcctcttttctccctGATGAAgacttctcctcctctcctcctctggtAGATGTGATCTCTCCAtccttcttctcttcttctctcgGCTCTACGTTGATCTCCgacttctcttcttctttggtttcaTTTGTTGCTGAAGCATCTTTTTGTTCCTCCTTCACCTCCTCAGCTTGAtcttcctccctctcccctcctcctcctcctccttcttctctaGTTTTGTCACCCTGCTCTCTCGTCGAGCTCAGACAGGTTTCCACTCCCTCGTTGGCAACTTCATCCCCGCTGCTGGACTTCCTGTGGCGGCGGGACGGTGGGCGTCGTCGAATGGAGTGGCGAGCTCGGCCCTGGAGGACCAATGAGAGCAGAGACAGTTAGGTGACGTCACCAAACTCAGACGTTTACTCCGATAGGTgcagaaataaaagtaaaggtTAAAGTAAGAATCCTGCAGACAATTGCCTCATGAAGGGGAGTGTCTGGTTATGAGTGAACCAATCAGAGTGCTGTTTTAGAGAGACAGTCACCTTGTTGATGTTTGACAGGATGGACCCCTCTGCTGTTGTGGGAGGGTCTTCAAAGGAGGCGGGGCCTTCCTCTTTGGTTAAAGGCGGAGCTACGACGGGGCTGACGGGGGCTGGCGTGGATGGGGTTGGTGTGGTAGCAGGGGCGGATCCAGGAGACTGAGGGGGGAAGGCCGGAGGCAGCAGCCTGAACCCGGGGCTCTTTGGAGACGGGAGTAACGCCGTGGGAGAGAGGGCCAGGTTGGCctagagagaggagagagtatGATCACCTAGAAACTtctgaaaattttatttttagaacaattttaaaagtattttttacactgccatttaaaaaaatggcatgcAATTTTTGTAATtctaagaaaaagaaaaaactgcaaaaaagtcagaattctgtcatgtttctcagaataaaaaatgtttttgtaaatgtccCTAATCCCCCTCTGTACATGCgttcttaaaagtaaaaataaaagaaagatcTGTGACAGTGtcaccaaataaataaatgaatatgagTGTATTTCAACAAAGAGTAATGAATGAAAGGTTGAAAACGGCAGGTTTTGTTTGaacatgtaaaaagaaaaatattcccTGTATATTCAAATGTAATGGTTTGAATGTGGGTGCCTGCTGTCAATTTTTGTATATTGATATATGGTTAAAACGATAAGAAAAATAAGACGCGATAATATAAGGAGGAAGTCAGGTGGAGGAAGAGACGGAGAAGGAGAGACCCGGGAAAAGGACAACGGAGCAGGCAGACCTGAGGAATTAGggcctgaaaataaaaagtaacgAGCTGTCtggtaaaataagtaaaaaaaaaaaaaaaacgtcagaAATAATAAACCGGGTAGCAGTTTACAAATCAAGACATTGAGCAATATTCCCGTTGGACTTCACTGGGCGGACGCTGGAGGGATTTCCTATGGAGTATGTTTCCTGGATCGGGTGAGATCgtctcttttttgttatttttacctGGTATGCCAGAGAAGcaatcaaatatttttgtttttgggctATTTTTGTCACGAggagttgtgtttttttccttcgtTTCCTTGAGGATTATAAACTTTTGCGTTTGCGTGCATCACAAACTTAGAAAAAGAAtcaaaagacacttaaaagtgcttgAAGAAGGAcaagtttgcattttttgttagtttgggacttttagtttatttagaAAGTATAAAAActgtagctgggtttccattacacttgaaAATGCGCAAAATTGAAA from Cheilinus undulatus linkage group 12, ASM1832078v1, whole genome shotgun sequence includes the following:
- the dub gene encoding duboraya isoform X2, producing the protein MEEEAASRRSVAELAGRFKGSAPPHDAAGEKTDKPVRRRPPRSLQLPKPQTDDREPTGVTSPLPAKAKRNSALIEKLQANLALSPTALLPSPKSPGFRLLPPAFPPQSPGSAPATTPTPSTPAPVSPVVAPPLTKEEGPASFEDPPTTAEGSILSNINKGRARHSIRRRPPSRRHRKSSSGDEVANEGVETCLSSTREQGDKTREEGGGGGGEREEDQAEEVKEEQKDASATNETKEEEKSEINVEPREEEKKDGEITSTRGGEEEKSSSGRKEEEEGNNGGKQDEDSTKGVPNTESREEKSEETCEELS
- the dub gene encoding duboraya isoform X1, with product MEEEAASRRSVAELAGRFKGSAPPHDAAGEKTDKPVRRRPPRSLQLPKPQTDDREPTGVTSPLPAKAKRNSALIEKLQANLALSPTALLPSPKSPGFRLLPPAFPPQSPGSAPATTPTPSTPAPVSPVVAPPLTKEEGPASFEDPPTTAEGSILSNINKGRARHSIRRRPPSRRHRKSSSGDEVANEGVETCLSSTREQGDKTREEGGGGGGEREEDQAEEVKEEQKDASATNETKEEEKSEINVEPREEEKKDGEITSTRGGEEEKSSSGRKEEEEGNNGGKQDEDSTKGVPNTESREEKSEVSLVVWISGSQLVGQGSTKGRGAVFYGS
- the dub gene encoding duboraya isoform X3; amino-acid sequence: MEEEAASRRSVAELAGRFKGSAPPHDAAGEKTDKPVRRRPPRSLQLPKPQTDDREPTGVTSPLPAKAKRNSALIEKLQANLALSPTALLPSPKSPGFRLLPPAFPPQSPGSAPATTPTPSTPAPVSPVVAPPLTKEEGPASFEDPPTTAEGSILSNINKGRARHSIRRRPPSRRHRKSSSGDEVANEGVETCLSSTREQGDKTREEGGGGGGEREEDQAEEVKEEQKDASATNETKEEEKSEINVEPREEEKKDGEITSTRGGEEEKSSSGRKEEEEGNNGGKQDEDSTKGVPNTESREEKSEFGCC